A window from Lagopus muta isolate bLagMut1 chromosome 5, bLagMut1 primary, whole genome shotgun sequence encodes these proteins:
- the LOC125693162 gene encoding LOW QUALITY PROTEIN: mannose-binding protein-like (The sequence of the model RefSeq protein was modified relative to this genomic sequence to represent the inferred CDS: substituted 1 base at 1 genomic stop codon): protein MAGTAANPGPVGPVAALFIFTLVVDLXNLNGPRQETFREVQWGKNKPEVSVDYKAGPSDKNPAIFCFNSSLLRSVTLAVRKANEVIRFSLCTKQVKVLPFSALLLCLSLMMATSSLTTDKPEEKMYSCPIIQCSAPAVNGLPGRDGRDGPKGEKGDPGEGLRGLQGLPGKAGPPGLKGEVGPQGEKGQKGERGIVVTDDLQRQITALKAKIRVLEDDLNRYKKAMILKDVVNVAKKMFVSTGKKDNFEKGKSLCAKAGGVLASPRNEAENTALKDLVSPSTQAYIGISDAQTEGRFMYVSGGPLTYSNWKPGEPNNMKNEDCAVIEGSGKWNDLDCSNSNIFIICEL from the exons atggctggaacagctgctAATCCTGGACCTGTGGGTCCTGTTGCAGCCCTGTTCATCTTTACCCTTGTGGTGGACCTTTGAAACCTGAATGGACCCAG GCAGGAAACATTCAGAGAAGTTcaatgggggaaaaataaaccagaagtTTCTGTGGATTACAAG GCTGGTCCTTCAGATAAAAATCCAGCTATCTTCTGTTTCAATTCTTCTCTACTACGTTCTGTCACACTGGCTGTCAGGAAAGCCAATGAAGTGATAAGATTTTCACTGTGCACTAAGCAGGTAAAGGTGCTG cctttcagtgctttgctgctttgtctATCACTGATGATGGCAACAAGTTCACTTACCACAGATAAACctgaagagaaaatgtattcaTGTCCCATCATTCAGTGTAGTGCTCCTGCAGTCAACGGATTACCAGGCAGAGATGGAAGAGATGGTCCCAAAGGTGAAAAGGGAGACCCAG GGGAAGGATTGAGAGGTCTGCAGGGTTTGCCTGGAAAAGCAGGACCTCCAGGATTAAAAGGAGAGGTGGGACCACAAGGAGAAAAAGGTCAAAAAGGAGAACGTGGAA TTGTTGTAACTGATGACCTGCAACGACAAATAACTGCTTTGAAAGCGAAAATACGGGTATTGGAAGATGATTTAAACAGGTACAAAAAAG cCATGATTTTAAAGGACGTCGTGAATGTTGctaaaaaaatgtttgtctcaactggaaagaaagataattttgaaaagggaaaatccCTTTGTGCAAAAGCTGGAGGTGTGCTTGCCTCTCCAAGGAATGAGGCTGAGAATACAGCTTTAAAAGACTTAGTTAGCCCTTCAACACAAGCTTATATTGGGATATCTGATGCACAAACTGAGGGCAGATTCATGTACGTGAGTGGTGGGCCTTTAACTTACAGCAACTGGAAACCCGGAGAACcaaataatatgaaaaatgaagactGTGCAGTGATAGAAGGCTCTGGAAAATGGAATGATTTAGACTGTTCAAATTCAAATATCTT